Proteins from a genomic interval of Diaphorobacter sp. HDW4A:
- a CDS encoding LysR family transcriptional regulator codes for METRLLRYFVALAEELHFGRAATRLSISQPPLSVAIKQLEEQVQAQLFERNSKEVRLTAAGEHLLPRARQILSLTSQAAQETTDVARGVRGHLRVGFVGSSLYRGVPQALEAFQKQHPQVRVDMLELNSAEQLQELQQARLDLGLVHSVQPPEDISSQMLMEEPFLVAIPEGHRLSSRKEIDLLELKDERLILFSAQVSPVYHQRIYQMCQSRGFTPEIRHEVRHWLSVLSLVSLGQGVAIVPAALQRVGMPRVTFSQFVGDQATSELLAVWRRKPTNPLVQSLLGCLQTAVDDIAVHPLD; via the coding sequence TCGGGCGCGCCGCGACGCGCCTGTCCATCTCGCAACCTCCGCTGAGTGTCGCCATCAAGCAACTGGAAGAACAGGTGCAGGCTCAACTTTTCGAGCGCAACAGCAAGGAGGTGCGCCTCACCGCAGCGGGCGAGCACCTGCTGCCACGCGCGCGGCAGATCCTCTCACTGACCAGTCAGGCCGCACAGGAAACCACCGATGTCGCGCGCGGTGTGCGTGGACATCTGCGCGTGGGATTTGTCGGCTCCAGCCTCTATCGTGGCGTGCCGCAGGCGCTAGAGGCGTTTCAGAAACAGCACCCGCAAGTGCGCGTGGATATGCTCGAGCTCAATAGCGCCGAACAGTTGCAGGAGTTGCAGCAGGCGCGCCTTGATCTGGGTCTGGTGCACTCCGTTCAGCCGCCCGAAGACATCAGCAGCCAAATGCTGATGGAAGAGCCGTTTCTGGTGGCTATACCGGAAGGCCATCGACTTTCGTCACGCAAAGAAATCGATCTGTTGGAATTGAAGGATGAACGGCTGATCCTGTTCTCCGCTCAGGTGTCGCCGGTTTATCACCAACGTATTTACCAAATGTGCCAGAGCCGGGGGTTCACCCCCGAAATCCGACACGAAGTACGGCATTGGCTATCCGTACTTTCGCTGGTCTCCTTGGGGCAAGGCGTGGCGATCGTGCCCGCCGCGCTGCAGCGCGTGGGCATGCCGCGCGTGACTTTCAGTCAGTTCGTCGGCGATCAAGCCACCTCGGAACTGCTCGCGGTATGGCGTCGCAAGCCGACGAACCCGCTGGTTCAGTCATTGCTGGGCTGTTTGCAGACCGCCGTGGACGACATTGCAGTGCATCCCCTGGATTGA